The following proteins are encoded in a genomic region of Glycine max cultivar Williams 82 chromosome 18, Glycine_max_v4.0, whole genome shotgun sequence:
- the LOC100801467 gene encoding receptor-like protein EIX2, with the protein MDTVTLMMLLLHLCCLTSLMFKFGICTGPSDSETFCVPSEREALLRFKHHLKDPSNRLWSWNASNTNCCDWTGVVCSNVTAHVLELHLNTSPPPLPYSNNSDIEYEEALDAYHSSKFGGEIKPSLLELKHLSHLDLSGNSFGFVQIPSFLWEMTSLTYLNLSCGGFNGKIPHQIGNLSNLVYLDLSYAASGEVPYQIGNLTKLLCLGLQGLDFLFAENLHWLSGLSQLQYLELGRVNLSKSFDWLQTLQALPSLMELRLSQCMIHRYNHPSSINFSSLATLQLSFISSPETSFVPKWIFGLRKLVSLQLNGNFQGFILDGIQSLTLLENLDLSQNSFSSSIPDSLYGLHRLKFLNLRSSNLCGTISGVLSNLTSLVELDLSYNQLEGMIPTYLGNLTSLVRLDLSRNQLQGRIPTTLGNLTSLVKLNFSQNQLEGPIPTTLGNLCNLREIDFSYLKLNQQVNEILEILTPCVSHVVTRLIISSSQLSGYLTDQIGLFKNIVRMDFSNNSIHGALPRSLGKLSSLRILDLSQNQFYGNPFQVLRSLHELSYLSIDDNLFQGIVKEDDLANLTSLKAFLASGNNLTLAVGPNWLPSFQLFELGMNSWQLGPNFPSWIHSQEALLSLEISNTGISDSIPAWFWETCHDVSYLNLSNNNIHGELPNTLMIKSGVDLSSNQLHGKLPHLNDYIHWLDLSNNSFSGSLNDFLCKKQESFLQFLNLASNNLSGEIPDCWMTWPYLVDVNLQSNNFDGNLPPSMGSLTQLQTLHLRSNSLSGIFPTFLKKTNMLICLDLGENSLTGTIPGWIGEKLLNLKILRLPSNRFTGHIPKEICDMIFLRDLDLAKNNLFGNIPNCLNNLNAMLIRSRSADSFIYVKASSLRCGTNIVSSLIWVKGRGVEYRNILGLVTNVDLSGNNLSGEIPRELTDLDGLIFLNLSINQLSGQIPLSIGNMRSLESIDFSFNKLSGDIPSTISNLSFLSKLDLSYNHLEGEIPTGTQIQTFEASNFVGNSLCGPPLPINCSSHWQISKDDHDEKESDGHGVNWLFVSMAFGFFAGFLVVVAPLFIFKSWRYAYYRFLDDMWLKMESCW; encoded by the coding sequence GAGACTTTCTGTGTTCCTAGTGAACGTGAAGCGCTTTTGAGGTTCAAGCATCATCTCAAAGATCCTTCAAACAGGCTCTGGTCTTGGAATGCTTCCAATACCAATTGTTGTGATTGGACTGGAGTTGTTTGCAGTAATGTAACAGCTCACGTCCTTGAGCTTCACCTCAACACTTCACCACCTCCACTGCCTTATTCCAATAACTCTGATATTGAATATGAAGAAGCTCTTGATGCTTATCATAGCTCAAAGTTTGGTGGTGAGATAAAACCTTCCTTGCTTGAGTTGAAGCATTTGAGTCACTTGGACTTAAGCGGAAATTCTTTTGGGTTTGTGCAAATTCCTAGTTTCCTTTGGGAAATGACCTCCTTGACTTACCTTAACCTCTCTTGTGGGGGATTCAATGGGAAGATTCCTCATCAGATTGGGAATCTTTCTAATTTGGTCTATCTTGACCTGAGCTATGCAGCCAGTGGGGAAGTTCCATATCAAATTGGGAATCTCACAAAATTGCTTTGTCTTGGTCTTCAAGGTTTAGACTTTCTATTTGCTGAAAATCTTCACTGGCTTTCAGGTCTTTCCCAGCTTCAGTATCTTGAATTGGGAAGGGTAAACCtttcaaaatcatttgattGGCTACAGACTTTGCAAGCTCTTCCTTCTTTGATGGAGTTACGCTTGTCACAATGTATGATCCATCGTTATAATCATCCATCCTCAATTAACTTTTCTTCTTTAGCCACTCTTCAACTTTCCTTTATTTCTTCACCAGAGACTTCTTTTGTCCCCAAGTGGATATTTGGACTCAGAAAACTAGTTTCTCTTCAATTAAATGGTAACTTCCAAGGCTTCATTCTTGATGGCATTCAAAGCCTTACACTTCTTGAAAATCTTGACTTGTCTCAGAATTCATTCTCATCTTCTATACCCGATTCGTTATACGGTCTTCATCGTCTCAAGTTCTTGAACCTACGATCCAGCAACTTGTGTGGCACTATTTCTGGTGTCCTGAGCAATTTGACTTCTTTGGTCGAACTTGATTTGTCATATAATCAGCTTGAAGGAATGATTCCAACTTATTTGGGAAATTTGACTTCTTTAGTTAGGCTTGATTTGTCACGTAATCAACTTCAAGGAAGAATTCCAACTACTTTGGGAAATTTGACTTCCCTGgttaaacttaatttttcacaaaatcaactTGAAGGACCAATTCCAACTACTTTGGGTAATCTCTGCAACTTAAGGGAGATTGATTTCTCGTATCTCAAACTCAACCAACAAGTTAATGAAATTCTAGAAATTCTCACTCCTTGTGTTTCGCATGTTGTCACAAGACTCATAATTTCGAGTTCTCAACTTTCTGGCTATCTGACAGATCAAATTGggttgtttaaaaatattgtcaGAATGGATTTTTCTAACAACTCAATTCATGGTGCACTTCCTAGATCATTGGGAAAACTTTCATCATTACGCATTCTTGATCTTTCCCAAAATCAATTCTATGGAAATCCATTTCAGGTTCTTAGATCACTTCATGAATTGTCATATCTTTCAATTGATGACAATCTGTTTCAAGGAATTGTCAAAGAAGATGATCTTGCAAATCTTACAAGTTTAAAAGCTTTTTTGGCATCAGGGAACAATCTCACTTTAGCAGTGGGTCCCAATTGGCTCCCTAGCTTTCAGCTATTTGAATTGGGCATGAACTCGTGGCAATTGGGTCCTAATTTTCCATCATGGATTCACTCACAAGAGGCTCTTCTATCATTGGAAATTTCTAACACAGGGATATCAGATTCTATCCCTGCTTGGTTTTGGGAAACATGTCATGATGTTTCTTATTTGAACCTCTCTAATAATAATATCCATGGCGAGCTTCCAAATACATTAATGATTAAATCTGGTGTTGATCTAAGCTCAAATCAATTACATGGAAAATTACCCCATCTAAATGATTACATCCATTGGTTAGATCTTTCGAACAATTCATTCTCTGGATCCCTGAATGATTTCCTATGTAAAAAGCAAGAGTCGTTCTTACAATTTCTCAATCTTGCATCGAATAATTTATCAGGGGAAATACCTGATTGTTGGATGACGTGGCCATATCTGGTTGATGTAAATTTACAAAGCAATAACTTTGATGGGAACTTACCCCCATCCATGGGTTCATTAACTCAGCTACAAACTTTGCACCTTCGTAGTAACTCCCTCTCAGGAATATTTCCTACCTttttgaagaaaacaaatatgttgATTTGCTTAGACCTTGGGGAAAATAGCCTTACAGGAACTATTCCAGGATGGATTGGAGAAAAGCTCTTAAACTTGAAGATTCTTCGCCTTCCATCAAATAGATTTACCGGTCATATTCCTAAAGAAATATGTGATATGATTTTTCTTCGGGATTTGGACCTTGCAAAAAACAATTTGTTTGGAAACATACCAAATTGTTTAAACAACTTGAATGCCATGTTGATTAGGAGTAGAAGTGCAGATTCATTTATCTATGTCAAGGCATCCAGCTTGAGATGTGGGACTAATATAGTTAGTTCACTCATATGGGTGAAAGGAAGAGGTGTAGAGTACAGAAATATTCTTGGCTTGGTGACAAATGTTGATCTTTCTGGTAATAATTTATCTGGTgaaattccaagagaacttaCAGATCTAGATGgacttatttttctaaacttgtCCATCAATCAGTTGAGTGGCCAAATCCCACTAAGTATAGGGAATATGAGATCATTGGAATCCATTGATTTCTCATTCAATAAACTTTCAGGAGATATTCCTTCAACCATATCAAACTTGAGCTTTCTCAGCAAGCTTGACTTGTCTTATAATCATTTAGAAGGGGAAATTCCAACAGGCACTCAAATTCAAACCTTTGAAGCATCAAACTTTGTTGGAAACAGTTTGTGTGGCCCACCACTACCTATCAATTGCAGTTCTCATTGGCAAATATCTAAGGATGATCACGATGAAAAAGAGAGTGATGGGCATGGAGTGAATTGGCTCTTTGTGAGTATGGCATTTGGATTTTTTGCGGGATTTTTGGTAGTGGTTGCtcctttgttcatttttaaaTCATGGAGGTATGCCTATTATCGTTTCCTTGATGATATGTGGCTCAAAATGGAGTCTTGTTGGTGA